The following DNA comes from Erigeron canadensis isolate Cc75 chromosome 3, C_canadensis_v1, whole genome shotgun sequence.
GCCAAATAAGCTAGAGGGGTAGGCAGAATTGGAATATATGTGTTGGCAAGGAAGTAAAAAACATAGGTAATGATGAGATCATGGACAACATAGTAGGATGAACGGAGGACAGATCTTTCAAAGCAATGAGCAGGGATTGCTTTCTTTAGATCACTTAATGTGAACGGTGGATCAATTGGGACACGTTCGAGGATATTCTTACCCTCAGATTGATCCGACATCCGACCACCTGCACCCATGTTGTCGATATGATCTTATATTATTAACCTGCACAAGAAAATATCAATCAATACTAATATAAGCTATATATGTAACTAGCTAATACAAAAggataataatacaaaaaactTGTATTAGAGAGTGCTCACCTCAGAGGAAGAGTTGATGTTTTAGCTCTCTTCTTCTGCTGATTTTCTTGTGGTTCCTCATTCTTTGTATTTATAGCTGAGAGTAGTTCACATAAACTTTGGTTCACTTGCAATAATAATACTAGAATAATATTGTTTATTGAATGTTGTTGTCGCCTACTACCATTATATTATTCAAATTTGCTACACTAGCTAGTAACTTTGACTGTTTAGGATGGATCATACATACCAAAAATGTGTTAGTTAAGAAAAGATTCATTGATCGAAATATTCTACTACACTagcaatataatattattagatATACATCAGTTCTTTATGTGTAGACTATAATCCAAAATTCTAGTAGTTCCATCCACTCATATGTTGATTTTAGTGATTAACTAAATTCGAAAGGACTATAATTggtatgtatatagatatttaGATATAGATGTGTACGTGTTATTATGCGAATATACAGCTTAAATATTTACATACAGCTAAAATACAACTTAGTTAACACTGAATGTTTTAGTGTATTTTAGTTATAGTTTTTGGGGTAAATGGTTGTTTTACCCGGATGAGTATATGTTAACCTCACAAAAGTTACAGATGATATGAGGTAGACATGACCAAAGTAACAATCCCCCAAAAAAAAAGAGTCGAGTGATTGCAAGCCAAAAGAGAACTCACAGAGGTAACCGACTACCTCACCCCATAGACCTATCAAGCCTCTAAAACAGATAAAGACTAGAGTAATAACAAAAGCTATACTATAGCGCCTTAGGTAAGTTCCAAAGAGAAACTGCTCGATCCACCCTCATTGTCTTTCTGAATTTGAATGTCATTAAGTTTAGGCGAATCGTTTCAAACACAGCCGTTTCCATCTGATAACCGATCTCTTCCTTTGTTTGAAAAGTCTTGCATTTCTTTCTTGCCAAATAAAATAGACCGTTGCCTCTAGCATTATGATGCAGGTGGAAACTTAGGATAAATAATTGAACCTGTTGATTCGCGAGAATGCAAAGAACAATTCTTCAAAAATTtgttgattcaaaagaataCCTAAAATTAGGGATTTTCACACTAACACAATCTATGTATACAGAGaaaattgatttttataaaatcaatAACCGAATAGCCTCTCTAGGTTTACAATAGTGCAAAATTTGAACGGGCCTAATATAACAAGTGGGCCTAAAGTTATGACaaaaagaaaatccaaaaaaccCGAGAAAGTAGATAAAAAAGCTAATAACTCATAAAAAATAACCATCGGGGTCTTGGTCTAGTCGTCAGGGCGTTATCCTCTTAGGGCTTTCGTATTGGAGGGTCAGGGTTCAAATCCTGCCAAAGACATTTGAAAAGGGGGCCGTTGTTATGCTATATCCATTCAACACATGGGAGGGCAAACCATTTTAGACAGGACCAGGATTTGAACTCGGGGTGGGCACACCAATTTCAAGGGTGTGGTCAGTTTTTTAGTCTTTCAAAAAAATGACTCATATATAGAAAATGGTGTTTTTGGACCCAAAGGTCGACCCAAACTGCCTTCAACAGTTTGCAGCTTTAAGCTCCTCATTCCAGCGGTCGTGAGACTTCCGTACATTGAAAACAGGGCCCTATAAAAGTAATCCCCATTTTAGTGAGGCATCTTTAGAAACTCTATTTTGGGTCTCTAAATACATCGTAGCCTTCTCTTCAACACTCCATCACATTAACTTTGAAACAACACTGAAGAACGATTTCTTTTTAGTCGAGGGGATAAGGCCATTAACAATCGAGTCCAAACCAGAGAGAGCTGATTGATGTCGGCCTTCTTATTAGCAGCAAGCCAAACCTATGGAGCATAAGAAGAATGAAAAAACAAATGAGAGTGTGAGTCCGGTTATGATAAACAGAGTGTGCGTACTAATGGAACTCTAGTATGCTGTACAGATCCCATTGACTTAGTGAATCCAGAGTCTTTagtttcttcttcatcatgagCCACAAAAGAAAAGAGTGCTTCGGTATACAGTAACCAAACCAAACAAGATGAAACCAGACAGCTTCTATAGCTCTCGGTCGTATAAATTAAACTTCCAAACATTTCCAACTGAAAATTAAACCAGCCTACTTCCCCCGTCTCTCTATTGAACCTGATCTTGCTTTTTTAGGAGGAAACTCTTTAATCAAATCCTCATACTCAACTTTATAACATAAATCTTTCTCATTTGACAAAACGAATCCAAAACCAAAGATACTCATACCCAAAATCTGAAAAAAAACTTGAGTTCGTTACAATGTACATGGAGTCTCTGAATGATCATCTGATGAACCATTAACCAGGTGTTATCCAATGGGATAAAAGAAACTCAAGACCAGTCCCCGAGAGGTAAAACAATCGCAAATCAGTTATTTAAGAAACATTAATAAGTCCATGTCATTGGCAAACTCAGCCGACACGTTATCACAACTAGGTTAGTGATAAACTTATAACtctttttaatatttctaaCCATACCTGTATTATACAGTTGTACAATACAATATTATGATACTAGTAGCACGCCATCTCTGTACGTGTTACCCCTTCGTACCAAGACATTCTGTCtaatatttattacttgttaaCTGAACAGTATATATTCATGGTCTTGCAACTTGTAATAAGGAGTACAGAGACTACAGATTAGTTTATAAAATACTTCAAATTGGAAATGGTCGGAAGGAAGTTCACAGAAACTCTTTTTGAGGAATGAAACTCATTAATTATCTTATTCAATCATATTACAAAGTTCATTATACTGAATAGTGAATACAAAATGGAACAATTTAAGGTCACAGTTGCACTAGGTCCATCAGCTGGTTTACATTTTGTGGTACCAGTATGTTCCTTTGTGCTCACTATCCTCATCTGGTTCGATGTAGATGCATTCCTTGGCCTCTCTGTACATAGCTTTGAAAATTGGAGTCCTGTCAATCTTATAAAACTCACCCAACACTGGCTTGATTGCATCCCGGGCCTCTTTTGCATGATAATGTGGAATGTATGAGATCAAATGATGCAAGACGTGAGTGTGTGTCACGTCGTGGAAAACCCTGTTCAAGAATCCAAAGTCCCTGTCGATTGTTGATAAGGCGCCTCTGATCCAGTTCCATTCGGTTGAATCATAATGTGGCAATGAGAGATGGGTGTGGTGCAAATATGTGATCAAAACGAAAAATACATGTACACCTATCACGGGAATAGCATACATGCAAGTTACCCAAGCAGCCCCTTTTGCGGCTACAAGAAGCTTAACTGCATATATAACAGCAAGAATACCAATATCTGATATGACAACCTGAATTCGTTCACGATCAGTGAAAATTGGGCTTAAGGGGTCAAAGTGGTTGGCAAACCTTCCGTATTTCTTGCCAGAGATGTTAGTTAAGAGATATAGAGGGAACCCAAGGGTCAACCTAAAAACCAAAGTGAACACTCTACCAGGGGGGTTGTTGAGAACCTTTGAGTAAATCCTGACTTTGGATTTTCGTTTAGGAATGTAAACTTCGTCATTATCAAGTGAATTGGTGTTGGCATGGTGATTTCGATGGCTGTATTTCCATGAGAAATACGGGGTAAAGAGAGCAGAATGGAGGATGAATCCAACGGTGTCATCGATCCATTGGTACTCACTAAAGGCATGGTGACCACATTCATGACCAATGACCCATAAACCGGTTAGGATGCTAGCTTGGCAAAACCAGTAAACCGGCCAAGCCAAGTAAGCTAGAGGGGCAGGCAAAAGAGGAATATATGTGTTGGCAAGGAAGTAGAAGACGTAGGTAATGATGAGATCATGAACAACATAGTAGGATGAACGGAGGACAGATCTTTCGAAGCAATGAGCAGGGATTGCTTTCTTTAGATCACTTAATGTGAACGGAGGATCAATTGGGACACGCTCGAGGATATTCTTACCCTCAGATTGATCCGACATCCGACCACCTGCACCCATGTTGTCGATATGATCTTATATTAACCTGCAGTCACCAAAACTAATAGTATTAGCTAGACATATGTAGTAAACTAGTATAAAACAGGAAGGAGAATAAAAGACAGTAACTAgttaataaaaaacttaaaagaagaATGTGTGACCTCAGAGAGAAGTGATGTTTGAGTTCACTTCAGCTTGTGATTGTCTTAATTTGAGCTTCCTCAttctttgtatttataggcaagaaGTTTTATAGAAGTTTTTGTACAATTCCCTTTGCAATATAGATTGGCTGACTCGCCAACTTTGACTCTACAGTGAAAATTgacaacataataatatagttCTAATTAAGACTATACATGATGACAACAAAATTCTGGTAGTTACAACTTACGTACACTATACATGATGGACggggttcttttttttttttctttttcttttatatatatatatatatatatatataaaataaaaagcagGATTTTTCATGTGTAGCTAGTACTAGTCGTATGAAAATGAAATAATCATTATAATTTCCAACATTTCGATCCTGGGTAAAAGTAAGTATAGTCGTATGGATGTCGTCTATAGCGCTACTCCATAATTATCTCTTTGCCTAGTCAAAAtctttacttttgtttttacagtgattaaaaaatgtatatatatttttgaaaaaaattgtgGTGGTGTGACGTTTTGAAATTGTTTTCTGTTGTGACATGAGTCGGATACTtttgtagttaaaaaaaattaaaacgttGGACTTATTGTTCAAGTTATCTAGGCACAAAATATAGATTCATGTGATGATCtgggaatttttttttgaaacagtgattctttaagggtgttttgtcaaacaagttttcacaaaaaaaaagttatgcaACCGGGTAAACCGATAATGCAAATACCAGTTTCAAATTTTTGCCTCCAAGCCAGTATTTGCATTACCAGGTTCAAAAAAAGGACGTTTGAAACCGGTAATT
Coding sequences within:
- the LOC122591356 gene encoding delta(12) fatty acid desaturase DES8.11, with the protein product MGAGGRMSDQSEGKNILERVPIDPPFTLSDLKKAIPAHCFERSVLRSSYYVVHDLIITYVFYFLANTYIPLLPAPLAYLAWPVYWFCQASILTGLWVIGHECGHHAFSEYQWIDDTVGFILHSALFTPYFSWKYSHRNHHANTNSLDNDEVYIPKRKSKVRIYSKVLNNPPGRVFTLVFRLTLGFPLYLLTNISGKKYGRFANHFDPLSPIFTDRERIQVVISDIGILAVIYAVKLLVAAKGAAWVTCMYAIPVIGVHVFFVLITYLHHTHLSLPHYDSTEWNWIRGALSTIDRDFGFLNRVFHDVTHTHVLHHLISYIPHYHAKEARDAIKPVLGEFYKIDRTPIFKAMYREAKECIYIEPDEDSEHKGTYWYHKM